In Holophagales bacterium, the DNA window TCGCGGCGCGGCTCCTCTGGGCCTCGGCGACGAGCCGGACGATCCGCGCGAGCGTCGTCCCCTCGCCGACCCGCTCGGCCGCCATGACGAAGCCGCCGGCGCCGTTCACGGTCCCGCCGGTGACGGCGCTCCCCGGGGCCTTCTCCACCGGGATCGGCTCGCCCGTGATCATCGACTCGTCGACCCAGGAGGTCCCGTCCTCGATCGTCCCGTCCACCGGGACGCGCTCGCCGGGCCGCACGCGGAGGCGGTCGCCCGCCGCGACGTGCTCGACGGGAACGTCCACCTCGCGGCCGTCGCCTTCGATCCTTCGCGCCGTCTTCGGCGAGAGGTCGAGGAGGGCGCGGATGGCCGAGCTCGTCCGGCTCCGGGCCAAGCTCGAGGACCTGGCCGAGGAGGGCGAGCGCCGTGATGACGGCGGCCGCCTCGAAGTAGACGAGGGGCGCGCCGCCGTGCCCCCGGTAGACGTCGGGAACGAGATCGGGCCGGAGCGCGGCGACGGCGAGGGCCACCGCGCTGTAGAGCCACGCGGCCGCGACGCCGAGGCCGATGAGCGTGAACATGTTCGGGCTGCGGTTGACGAGGGAGGCCCACGCGCGCCGGAAGAAGGGCGCCCCGGCCCAGGCGACGACCGGCGTCGCGAGGAGGGCCTGGGCGAGCGTGAGGAGCCAGGGCGAGACGGCGTGCTGGAGCGGCTGGCCCGGGACCATGTCCGACATCGCGAGGAGGAGGACCGGCAGGCCGAGCGCGGTCGCGACCTTCAGCCTCCGCGTCATGTCGACGAGCTCGGGCGATTCGACGTCCGAGGTCGGCATCTCGGGCTCGAGCGCCATGCCGCAGACCGGGCAGTCGCCCGGGCCGTCGGAAACCACTTCGGGGTGCATCGGGCAGACCCAGCGGGAGGCCGCGACCCGTGGTGAAGAGGCCGGAGGGTTCCTCGGCGCGTGGGCGGAGTGGCAGCAGGAGTGCCGGTCGGGCGTGGCCGGCTCGGACTGGCGGGCGTGAGCGTGAGATGTCATGGCGTCTCCTCTCTCTCGGACGGGAGACGCGGCCCTCGGGAGTTCCTTACACCTCGACCGTCGCCGTCACGGTCCTTGGCAGAATGCGCGGGTGACCCGCCCCGACCCGGTCGTCGCCCTCGCGGAGGAGTACCCGCGCTTCCTCGCCTTCCTCGCGAAGCGGACGGGGGACCGGGCCGTGGCCGAGGAGATCCTCCAGGAGGCCTTCGCGCGGGCCGTGACGAAGGCTCACGGCCTGCGCGAGGACTCCTCCGCCGTCGCCTGGTTCTACCAGGTCCTCCGCAACGCCCTCGTCGACCACCATCGGCGCAGCGCCTCCGAGGGGCGGGCGATGGC includes these proteins:
- a CDS encoding sigma-70 family RNA polymerase sigma factor, translated to MASPLSRTGDAALGSSLHLDRRRHGPWQNARVTRPDPVVALAEEYPRFLAFLAKRTGDRAVAEEILQEAFARAVTKAHGLREDSSAVAWFYQVLRNALVDHHRRSASEGRAMAPFAAEQEGEARDEELAREVCRCVGRIAVDLKPEYAEALRGVEVEGLSLKDFAEKAGITPNNAAVRVHRAREALRKRLVSTCSSCAAKGCTDCTCGPHGPGD